The Psychrobacter sp. 28M-43 genome segment AGAAGGACGAATCGCTTCATGCGCTTCTTGTGCGCCCTGCTTGTTACCATAGAAATTTGGTTTTTCTGGTACGTACTTTGCGCCATAGCTGTCTTCGATATGACCACGGACAGCAGCAAGCGCGTCGCCTGATAAGAATGTCGAATCGGTACGCATATAAGTAATATGACCGGCTTCGTATAGACGCTGCGCTAAGATCATGGTTTTCTTAACAGAGAACCCTAAGCGTGTACTAGCAGCCTGTTGCAAGGTCGAAGTAATAAACGGCGCACTTGGACGTGATTGCGTTGGTTTCTCTTCACGCTCTTTAACGATAAAGTCACTTGCCTTGAGCACCTCTAAAACTTCATCGGTCTGCTCTTTATTACCAAGCTTTAGGGTTTTCCCGCCTTGTTTGGTCGCCTCTAAGCGGATACCGATTTGCTCAGCGTCTGAGGTTTTTTTGGCTTTACCATTAGCAATGTGCGTATCAGCATGAATTTGCCAGTACTCTTCTGGAATGAACGCGCGAATCTCATGCTCACGCTCGACGACCAAGCGCATAGCGACTGACTGCACACGACCTGCAGACAGTCCACGAGCAATCTTTTGCCACAATAATGGCGATACCATAAAGCCAACAACACGGTCCAAGAACCGACGGGCTTGCTGCGCGTTCACGCGGTCAATGTCTAATTTTGAAGGCTGCTTAAATGCACTTTGAATAGCTGATTTGGTAATCTCGTTAAAGACCACACGTTGATACTTGTTATCAGGGCCACCGATGACTTCTTTTAGATGCCAAGCAATCGCTTCCCCTTCTCTATCCATATCCGTTGCTAGATAGATTTTGTCAGCGTCTTTGGCTAATGCTTTAAGCTCTTTGATGACCTTGGTTTTATTTGGTAGTACTTCGTAGACTGCTGCCCAGTCATGCTCTGGATCTACACCCATGCGGCGTACCAGTGCTTGCTGCGCTTTTTCTTCTTTGGTCAGACTGTCATCTTTTTTAGCGGTTGTTGCTTTCTTTGCGCTTTTACTCGCACTGACCGGCAAATCACGGACGTGACCGATACTTGAGCGTACGATAAAGTCATCACCAAGGTATTTATTAATCGTTTTTGCCTTGGCTGGTGATTCTACAATCACCAAAGACTTACCCTTTGGGCTGTCAGCAGCTGGTGCTGGACTTTTTTTGGTTGTGGTTTTTGCCATGTTTGACGACACCATAATATAAGTAAATTAAAAGTAAGGTTAAATTCAGCAGCACGGCAATTTATGGAAGCGGATACTCATGGTTTGACCATGGTTCAACTATTTATAGTAATAATCGCTGCTGATAAAAAAGGTTATAAAACAAATAATAACCATAAAATAAAGATATAGTTATAAAGACGTTACACTGCTAAGCGTTAAACTGTCAACTTTAAATAATTTGAATATGACAAACCGCTTGCATATTGCCCTTTAATGGAGACGAAAAAACGCTTTACTAGGTTTATGCTTGTTTTTGCATCTGTAGCGCCCATTTCTCAAGGTTTTCTTTGAGCACTAATAAGTCCGCTTCGATCCGTTTTTGATGGTACGTAGGATTGGATGCTGGACGTACATAAGCAATATCTTCCCAATAAATAATAATGCTATTGGCCTTGGTCAATAGACCTTTAACAAACGGTTCGATACTTACGGGTAGCTCCAACGGCACTTGATCCAAGCTAAAATCAGTCTTTTTGACTACTGGATTATTGCTGATTTGACTAGAACGAATCGCACTGGGAATAGTAAGCGTCTTATCATCTGTACTGGTATCGACAAAACTGCTGTCTGGTCGCCACTGTCCATCAATCACTTGATAACGAGTATGCGGCAGTTTAGTGTCTTCAAATATCAGGCAGTACTGTCCAAGCATACCGCGGCCATACTCATTGTCACGGCCTTTAATCCAATCAGGGCACGAAACGAGTTTTGGATTGAGCTGTAGACGACGCGCGGTCATACGCAGCTTATCCAAACGCTGATCGATACCGTTCGGTTTGAGCGCCATCATACTCCCTAATACGAATAGTACAATGATAACGCCAATCAATGTTCCCATGATGGTCTGGCCTTTTGACTAAATGAAAAAGATACTAAGAGATATAGCGGTAAATATCGCTAATGAACCGTTATTTATAAATAGTACATATAGTTTTGCGATTAGTACGATAATAAACAACGATATATAAGGGCTTATAATGAGCACGAACCATTAAAAATCAAGCGTTGTCGTCCAATCGCGGTGCAACAGGTGCTTTTAAAGCATATGACAATTTAGCAAGTTACACTATTAAATCAGCTATTTAGCGTATACAAACTTACTGAGTACAGTACACTATAAAAACCAGATGCGAAAAGTGGTCAGTTCAAAAAAGTGCTATGATAAACCATAATTTTAAACGCGCGCAGGTTTATTATGAATTATCTTATTGAGTCAAACTCATCGGGCGCTTATCACGCTCGCAAGCTGATGAGTAAAGTCATGAGCAAAACAGGCATGAGCCTATCGCTACTTGGCGCGGTCGTACTGACATTATCAGGCTGTGCCACGACTCAGAGCCTAACCCCGCAGCAGTGTCAAAGCAGCAACTGGCAAGAAGTCGGCTACACTGATGGCTCGCAAGGACGTTCTGGTGCCTACTTCGGTCACTATACCAATAGCTGCGCCAGTGTCGGCGGTGCTAGTCCTAACCGTATCCAATGGGAACAAGGGCGTCAACAGGGTCTCAAAAACTACTGTACCGAGCTGAATGCTTATAAGCTCGGTCGCGAAGGCTATGACTGGCAACCTGTCTGTCCGTTAGAAGGTATTGAGAAGTTAGAAGAAGCCTACTCCCAAGGGCGCTACTACTATATCCGTCAGCGCGATCTCGACTACTTACGCTCACCTTACCCATTTGGCTACAGACATGCAGGCTTCGGTTACGGCTACCGTCCGTTTGGCTACGGCTGGTAAAAAAAGAAAACCTCACTAACGACTTAATTTGAGGTTTAAGTAGTTAATGAGGTTGGAGAAAATTTTATTATTTTAATTGTTTTTATTATAGCGGTGCTGGTTGTTTTACTGGTTGGGCTATTGATTTATCTAGCCAGTTTTCTAATATAAAGTCAAAGCTACTAGCACTAACTCACAGTGCTTAAACTATTCAATGCTTAAGTTCTTAAAGATTTAGCTACTAAACTATTCATTCACAAATGCGATTTTGGTCAGTCCAGCATTACTTGCGGCTGCTAAGACTTGAGCAACCGTATCGTACTTGCCTTCTTTATCCGCACGTAACTGTACCGCTGGATTCTTACCAGTCGCGCCTTGTTGCTGCAAGCGTGTCTCTAACTCTTCCATACTGATTGGATCACTATCCCAGAATATCCCTGCATCTTTATCAATACTGACTTGAATCGCTTCTGGCGGCGTTTCATTGAGCGCGGCACTAGTCTCTGGCAAATCTAAAGGCACCGTCGGATTCAGCACGGTCGCTGTCAATAAAAATATAATCATCAATACCAGCATGATATCGATAAGCGGAATGAGGTTCATCTCATCCATGCTTCGTACGTCATCATCACCCAATTGAAATGCCATAGTTACTCTCAATGCTTTTGGTTATTTTCACACAGCCAAGCCGTTTTTTGACGGTTTTTCGACTTGTCGTTTGAGCCTTTACAGACCTAGCGCTAGCAGACTTAATGCCTGCAAAATCAACACTATCTATAGCTGCTTTGGCACAGAATTACTGTAGTTGCTGGTATGCTGAGTCTCGCTCGTCGTTGAACGACTGCTTGTTGCAGTGTGTACTTGTGAGGCGCTAGCAGCATGGCTCGCGGTTACCTTGGTAGTATCCACAAGACCCGTTGATTGCGCCAATAGATCATGCGCTCTATCGTTGGCTTGATACATTATGCGGCGATTGATACGTACTGCAAGGTTATAAAACACCACGGCTGGAATCGCTACTGCAATACCAAGACCCGTCATAATCAATGCTTCACCGACTGGCCCTGCAACTTGCCCCAATCCTGCCTGACCACTCATACCGATATTGTGCAAGGCGTGGAAAATACCCCATACCGTACCAAACAAGCCAATGAACGGTGCAATCGCTGCCGTCGTACCAAGAATCGGCAGACCGCGCTCACTAGCAAAACGATAGCGACCGATATGCTTGAGCAAAGTCTGCTCAGTCACCAAACGGCGAGTGGCAGCATCAGTACCAGCCAAGTCAGACTGCCTGGCTTGTAATTGCTGGCTCAAATCATCTGCTACATTGGTCGCCAGTTTACGGCTTTGCAATACGCGGACGATACCTGTCACCCAAGAGAGAATAGATAACGCAAGCAACAAAAAGAACAACGTTTTTGTCACCATGTCGCTGATCTGCCAGTATTGCATAAAGTCCATGTCAGACTCCTTAATGTGTAATGCCATTACATGATACTGAGGTAAATATCATGTTTAGTTTTATAATGAAAAATGATGAATAAATACGTTTTTATAAAATATGAGCTATCAAGGAACCGCGTAACTGATCGGTAGGGTCACATCACCTACCACGGGTACGCCATTCTTAGTAAAGGGTTTGAATTTGCCAGACCGTACTTGACGTCTGGCTTCTTTGTCTACTAGCGGATTACCTGATGATTGAGCAACTCGCACGTTATCGATGCCGCCTTGCTTGTTGACTCGTAATACCAAGACAACGTTGAGCGTATCACCAGAACGGGCTCTACGTGCAGCGCGCTCAGGGAAACTAAAGTTTGGCGCAGATGCCCAGTTGGCAGAGCTAGCAGTAAAGCTAACAGGCTCATTACTCTGTGCTAAAGCAGCTGCTGCTTCCGCCTCAGCTCTTGCTTGAGCAGCGGCGGTCTCTGCGGCAGCCTTCGCTTGAGCGGCAGCTTTGGCGTCGGCGACTCTTTTGGCTTCTTGCTCTGCCCTAGCTTGCGCCTCTTGCTCAGCTTTTCTGGCTTGGCGCTCTGATTCAGCTTGGGCAGCTGCTTGACGTTGTGCTTCAGCTGCTGAGTTATCAACCTTTGGTTCCGGTAGCGGCTCTTTTGGGGCTACTTTTTGACTGGTATCAGGACGAGGCTTTTCTGACGCTATCACAGGCGTCACTTTCGGCTCTACATTTTTTACAACAGGCTCTTTTGGTTTTACTGGTGTCTCTGTTGGTTTTCTAACCGGCTCTTTAGGCTTTGGTTCAGGTTGCGGCGCTGGCTGAACTTGTACCTCAGGCTGTACTTCTTTTTTGACTGTGACTGTTTGTTTTTCTACTTCAGTTGAGACCGTTTTTGCCGGTAATGACACAAACTTTATCTCAAGTGGTGACATCTCTTTTTTTGGCTCAGGTTTGAGTTCAGGGGTTTTTATTGCCACTAGTGCAATTGCGGCAAGCACATGGAGTCCTAAGACTGCAACAATAGCTAGCAATAACGACTTAAGTGGTGGCGCGTCTAAATCCGTTGAACTCATAACAGCCTAATGTTTATTACTCAGAGTAGAATGGCGTAGATAATAATGCAAACGATAATTATTATCAATAATAATTTACAATATTTTCGTTATTTAATACATCTCTGACACGTGATATTGCTTAGTGGTTTTTCCTATCTCAACGCTCATTTCTATGAACGTTACCTACTTTTATACCTCACTACTATGAACCTTATTTTTCATCAAATGATACGTTGCGTTTAATATAACAAGTACTGTTAATAAAAACCATTATCATTTATATTGATAATGAGTCTCAACTACTTTATTATAACGGCTGTGTTGTCTACCCATACTATTTTTATAAAAACTATTCGTATAAAAAGTATAAAAACTATTCGTATAAAAAGTTATTAATTGGTACTAAGTAGACTATTTATTTTATGCTTTTTATCTCAGCATCTTTCAGACTTAATATTTTTAGGATTTTTCATCTGCAATTATTTTAGACAATTGCTTAAACATTTTTTGATAGACCGAGTTCATTATGCCGACACCCTTATTATCTAGCAGATCTACCGCCTCTTTTTTTAAACGTCCATTACTGACTGCTGCCATGACAGCGTTATTAGCTACGGTAGTGGCAGGATGTAGCTCGCCTGAATCTAATGACTCTGAGCCAGCAGACGCCAAAACTGAAAACCCAACGGCTGATGAATCACAGAACGTTGCCAGTAATGACGCTGTATCTGCTGAGAAAATCATGGTCAATACTGTAAAAGGTGATGTTGAGCTGGCTATGAACCCATCGCCACTTGTCGTTTATGACATGACGTTGATGCAAGATTTGGCGGCGCTAGATGTGGCGGTCGATGGTATGCCTGGTGGTCTATTACTAAAGAATCTACACTCAGAAACACAGCCTGATCCAAAATCGGTAGGTACTGTGTTTGAGCCAGATCTTGAAGCGTTGAATGCAATGCAGCCGCAAGCTATTTTGGTCGGTTCACGCATGGCAGAAAAATACGACGAGCTCTCAAGTATCGCGCCGACATTGGACATGAGTATTGATACAGCTAACATTTACGAATCAAGCAAGCAGCGCCTGCATGATCTAGGTGCACTGTTTGGTAAAAGCGATCAAGCCGCTAAGCTACAACAGAACATCGATGGACTCATCACTGAGGCCAAAAGTCTAACAAAAGAAAATAAAGGCACTGGCCTAGTCGTCATGGTCAATGGCAACAAAATGTCAGCCTATGGTGACAAATCTCGCTATGGTTTTATCCACACTGTGTTAGGTGTACCAATGGCAGATGACAAAATTGCCGATGCGCCTCATGGTCAGCCCATATCGTTTGAATATATCCAAAAAGCCAATCCAGATTGGTTATTTGTCATCGACCGTAGTGCCGCAATTGGTGAAGACGGTATTGGTGCTAAGGCCGTATTAGACAATCCATTGGTTGCCCAGAGCAATGCATGGAGTAAGCAGCAAGTGGTTTACTTGAGCCCAGATTCTTACTTAGCATTTGGCGGCTACTACCAGTGGATGCAGGATCTAACGACGATCAAAGATGCTTTTACTAACGCTAAATAATGTCGTTTTCTAGACAAACGACTGTTGCACAAGTAAGTATTATTACCGTTAACCCTGCTCATTTTTAAGCCAGTAGAGATTATGTCGTTATTTTCACCCCGTACTCATGCTAGGCTCAAATCCAGTACTGCTCCATCAGTATCAAGTTGGCAGAGCGGTACTGGCAATGTGTTACATCGACGTACTGTCATACCACCGTGGTTCATCAATACAGCAAGCCTCATTCTTATGGGGCTTTTGGTGTTATTGAGCTTATCTATCGGGGTGGCTGACTTTTCCTGGTCAGGTATCTTGCAGAGCCTGCTGACGCAGAGTGCTAATTCTGATAGCTCGCTGCTATTGGTTAGCCGCATACCGCGCACCATTGCCATTATCTTGACTGGTATTGCAATGGCTGTGGCTGGGATGATTATCCAAGTGGTGCTAAAAAACCGCTTTGTAGAGCCATCCATGGTCGGTGCAACTCAGAGCGCTGCACTTGGTTTGCTAGTGGTCAGTTTACTGTTCCCTGCCAGTGCGCTCATTGTCAAAATGGGCGTGGCAACCATCGCTGCCGTTTTTGGCATGATGCTATTTATGCTGCTCATTCACCGTATTCCGCCCACTGATTTTTTGATGATTCCACTGATTGGCATTGTCTTTGGTGGCATTATTGAAGCAGTCACTACCTTTATCGCCTATCAAACCGAGTCGCTACAGATGCTGAGTGTTTGGCAGTTTGGTGATTTTTCGGGCGTATTGGCAGGGCGCTATGAGCTGTTGTGGCTCACGGGTGGACTGTGTGTGCTGGCTTATATTATTGCCGACAAGCTGACCATCGTCGGTTTGGGTGACAATATCGCTTTGAACTTAGGCATTAGTAAGCGTCAAGTCACTTGGATTGGCGTGGGTATGGTAGCCATGATGAGCGCTGTCGTGGTCGTGACTGTGGGCATGATTCCTTTTATTGGGCTGGTCGTACCAAACATTGTGAGCCGTCTAATGGGAGATAAGTTACGTCGTAGCTTGCCAGCAGTTGCCCTACTTGGTGCTTCAGCAGTGTTGCTATGCGATATTATCGGACGCTCTATTCGCTATCCATTTGAAGTGCCGGTCGCCACTATTTTTGGTGTGGTTGGTACAGTGCTATTTTTATGGCTGTTATTACGTGCACCAGCTGAGCAGTAGCACTATGTTCACTAACTGTGTATTAATTTTCAACACTCACTTACCGTCGTTCATTTTTTGCCTTATTAGATAAGCTTGGCACCATAGGATTTTTGTATGTTCTCATCAACTAAGCTTACTTCCACCAAGACTGGTACTACAAACACTAGCACAGCGGTAGATAACTCATCTTCAACAGATGATCAGTATTCAGCCGCTGCACAAGGTCAGTTGGCAAAGCTTTGGGCATGGATAGCTGAGCATCCAAAATCCATAGCAGCTATTGTTCTACTTATCTCGATGACCTTGTTTATGACACTCAATGTCAATGGCTATTGGGACTTTGCGCTACCATTACGCGGCAAAAAACTGCTGGCACTGATGGTGGTTGGCTATGCGATTGGCGTGTCGACGTTACTGTTTCAGACGTTGACTCACAATCCAATTCTAACGCCCTCCCTACTTGGCTTTGATTCACTCTATGTTCTGTTGCAGAGCTTACTGGTTTTCTTTTTAGGTGCGATTAGCTTTACCAGTATCGACCCCCTTGCCAAATTCACACTTGAAATTGTCCTGATGTTTGGGGCATCTTTATTATTGTTTAAGTTATTATTTTCTAAAAGCAGTCAGGATCTGACGCGGCTAATATTGGTGGGCGTTATCTTTGGTGTGTTGTTTCGCAGCTTATCAGCACTTATTGCACGGCTGATTAATCCTGATGATTTTGTGGTTGTACAGTCTGCTAGCTACGCGCAGTTCAACACAGTCAACCCTCAGCTACTAGGTATCAGCTTATTTATCTGTGTCATCACCGCGATATTTGTATGGCGCTGGCGTTACCAGTGCGATGTGTTGATGCTCGGACAAGCGCAGGCCGTCAACCTTGGTATCAACTATCAACGTTTAGCATTTGGTCTATTAACTGTCATCGCTGTATTGGTTGCCACGGCTACCGCCCTGGTCGGTCCAGTGACTTTCTTTGGTCTATTGGTTTGCGCATTGACCAATCGTATCGCTCGACATATGTATCACACCGAGCGGCTGATATTAGTCAGTTTGGTCGCTATGATTTGCTTGGTGCTGGGTCAAACTATCTTTGAGCAAGTGCTAGATATGGCAGGCGTATTGTCCGTCGTGATAGAGCTAGCAGGTGGATTGATGTTCTTAGCATTGATATTTATGTCTCAACGTCGTTCTTTATGATTACTTAGCCGACATTGTTTATTTAGCTGATGCTGTTGATAGAGAAAACCCTAAGACTTTTTTAAATAAGACTGACTATGATTAAACTGAATAATATCTCTCACCATATTGGCAAACAACAAATCTTGCATGACATTACGTTGTCCCTACCAACGGCGCAGGTGATTGCTTTGATTGGTCCTAATGGTGCTGGGAAGTCTACGTTGTTTTCTGTCATGGCTCGCTTGCAGCCGCTACAATCTGGGCAGGTGAGCTTCGCTGTAGATAATGAGGAACGTGACATTGTCAGCTGTCAGGCGCGGACGCTGGCCAAGACTGTCGCGATGCTCGGGCAAGACAATCATGTACAAGGACGCCTGCGCGTACATGAGCTACTGATGTTTGGTCGTTACCCTTATCATCAAGGGCAACCAACCGCAGACGATCAGCAAAAAGTACAGGAAATCCTCGAACGCTTTGAGCTTGAGCCACTTGCCGAGCGTTTCTTGTCAACGCTATCAGGTGGACAGCGTCAGCGCGTGCTGATCGCTATGATTGTCTGCCAAGATACACCCTATCTATTGCTCGATGAGCCACTGAACAACCTAGATATGTATCATGCTGGTCGGCTGATGCGTGAGCTACGTCAGCTTAGCCACAATCAGCAAAAAACCGTGGTGATTGTCCTGCATGATATCAACCAAGCGGCACAGTTTGCCGATACAGTAGTTACGATGAAAGCAGGAGAAGTGACGGCTGTTGGTCGTCCTGCTGATGTTATTACTAAAGAAACGATGAAAGATTTATACAACGTCGATGTCACTGTCCTAAGTCATCAAGGACGTCCAGTGATTGTTGATACGGTTTAATGAGTGGTTAGACTCAAGTACGCAATAAAAAACTCAATATAGTGCCAGTACATTGGTACCAGCATTATATTGAGCACATTAATTTTATCTCTTAATATCTATTTAAGTTTTTGCGCTGCTTTAAGTCGTTGCTGTCGACCTTTCCACCATAGATAGACGCCCGTAATGGACAACACTGTCACAGCCAAACCTACCAGTGCTAAAAATATTTGATACAGTAAGTGGCCGATGCCATGGCCAATATGACCCATATGTAAAGTCATCAACCAATTGTTGGTTTTGCTACCAAATGATGA includes the following:
- a CDS encoding DUF2799 domain-containing protein; protein product: MNYLIESNSSGAYHARKLMSKVMSKTGMSLSLLGAVVLTLSGCATTQSLTPQQCQSSNWQEVGYTDGSQGRSGAYFGHYTNSCASVGGASPNRIQWEQGRQQGLKNYCTELNAYKLGREGYDWQPVCPLEGIEKLEEAYSQGRYYYIRQRDLDYLRSPYPFGYRHAGFGYGYRPFGYGW
- a CDS encoding ExbD/TolR family protein — translated: MAFQLGDDDVRSMDEMNLIPLIDIMLVLMIIFLLTATVLNPTVPLDLPETSAALNETPPEAIQVSIDKDAGIFWDSDPISMEELETRLQQQGATGKNPAVQLRADKEGKYDTVAQVLAAASNAGLTKIAFVNE
- a CDS encoding MotA/TolQ/ExbB proton channel family protein, which codes for MDFMQYWQISDMVTKTLFFLLLALSILSWVTGIVRVLQSRKLATNVADDLSQQLQARQSDLAGTDAATRRLVTEQTLLKHIGRYRFASERGLPILGTTAAIAPFIGLFGTVWGIFHALHNIGMSGQAGLGQVAGPVGEALIMTGLGIAVAIPAVVFYNLAVRINRRIMYQANDRAHDLLAQSTGLVDTTKVTASHAASASQVHTATSSRSTTSETQHTSNYSNSVPKQL
- a CDS encoding energy transducer TonB; the encoded protein is MSSTDLDAPPLKSLLLAIVAVLGLHVLAAIALVAIKTPELKPEPKKEMSPLEIKFVSLPAKTVSTEVEKQTVTVKKEVQPEVQVQPAPQPEPKPKEPVRKPTETPVKPKEPVVKNVEPKVTPVIASEKPRPDTSQKVAPKEPLPEPKVDNSAAEAQRQAAAQAESERQARKAEQEAQARAEQEAKRVADAKAAAQAKAAAETAAAQARAEAEAAAALAQSNEPVSFTASSANWASAPNFSFPERAARRARSGDTLNVVLVLRVNKQGGIDNVRVAQSSGNPLVDKEARRQVRSGKFKPFTKNGVPVVGDVTLPISYAVP
- a CDS encoding siderophore ABC transporter substrate-binding protein, translating into MPTPLLSSRSTASFFKRPLLTAAMTALLATVVAGCSSPESNDSEPADAKTENPTADESQNVASNDAVSAEKIMVNTVKGDVELAMNPSPLVVYDMTLMQDLAALDVAVDGMPGGLLLKNLHSETQPDPKSVGTVFEPDLEALNAMQPQAILVGSRMAEKYDELSSIAPTLDMSIDTANIYESSKQRLHDLGALFGKSDQAAKLQQNIDGLITEAKSLTKENKGTGLVVMVNGNKMSAYGDKSRYGFIHTVLGVPMADDKIADAPHGQPISFEYIQKANPDWLFVIDRSAAIGEDGIGAKAVLDNPLVAQSNAWSKQQVVYLSPDSYLAFGGYYQWMQDLTTIKDAFTNAK
- a CDS encoding ABC transporter permease; this encodes MSLFSPRTHARLKSSTAPSVSSWQSGTGNVLHRRTVIPPWFINTASLILMGLLVLLSLSIGVADFSWSGILQSLLTQSANSDSSLLLVSRIPRTIAIILTGIAMAVAGMIIQVVLKNRFVEPSMVGATQSAALGLLVVSLLFPASALIVKMGVATIAAVFGMMLFMLLIHRIPPTDFLMIPLIGIVFGGIIEAVTTFIAYQTESLQMLSVWQFGDFSGVLAGRYELLWLTGGLCVLAYIIADKLTIVGLGDNIALNLGISKRQVTWIGVGMVAMMSAVVVVTVGMIPFIGLVVPNIVSRLMGDKLRRSLPAVALLGASAVLLCDIIGRSIRYPFEVPVATIFGVVGTVLFLWLLLRAPAEQ
- a CDS encoding iron chelate uptake ABC transporter family permease subunit, with the protein product MFSSTKLTSTKTGTTNTSTAVDNSSSTDDQYSAAAQGQLAKLWAWIAEHPKSIAAIVLLISMTLFMTLNVNGYWDFALPLRGKKLLALMVVGYAIGVSTLLFQTLTHNPILTPSLLGFDSLYVLLQSLLVFFLGAISFTSIDPLAKFTLEIVLMFGASLLLFKLLFSKSSQDLTRLILVGVIFGVLFRSLSALIARLINPDDFVVVQSASYAQFNTVNPQLLGISLFICVITAIFVWRWRYQCDVLMLGQAQAVNLGINYQRLAFGLLTVIAVLVATATALVGPVTFFGLLVCALTNRIARHMYHTERLILVSLVAMICLVLGQTIFEQVLDMAGVLSVVIELAGGLMFLALIFMSQRRSL
- a CDS encoding ABC transporter ATP-binding protein, which translates into the protein MIKLNNISHHIGKQQILHDITLSLPTAQVIALIGPNGAGKSTLFSVMARLQPLQSGQVSFAVDNEERDIVSCQARTLAKTVAMLGQDNHVQGRLRVHELLMFGRYPYHQGQPTADDQQKVQEILERFELEPLAERFLSTLSGGQRQRVLIAMIVCQDTPYLLLDEPLNNLDMYHAGRLMRELRQLSHNQQKTVVIVLHDINQAAQFADTVVTMKAGEVTAVGRPADVITKETMKDLYNVDVTVLSHQGRPVIVDTV